The DNA sequence TCGGGGTGTACTTCGCGTTCGTCGGGTTCCGGCGGGTGCGGGCGCGTGGCGTGAGTGCTCGGACGTCGGCATGACGCGCGGCGCCCGGCCTCAGCCCTCCGCGGCGTGACGCCCCCGCCGCGAGGCCGCGTGCCCCAGCCGGCCGTCGTGCAGTTCGAGCACGCGGTCGGCTCTCGCCATCAGGAGCGGGTCGTGGGTCGTCACCACCGCGGCCACCCCGCTGCCGTGGACGAGGTCGACCAGGAGGTCCATGATCTGGCGCCCGGTGACGCTGTCGAGCTGGCCGGTCGGCTCATCGGCGAACAGCAGCGGCGGGTCGGCGGCGAGCGCGCGGGCGATCCCGACGCGCTGCTGCTGGCCTCCGGAGAGCTCGGTCGGGCGCTGCCGGGCGTGGGCGGCGAGGCCGACGCGGTCGAGGAGCTCGGCGACCCTGGCGTCGCGTTCGGCCGGCTCGGTTCCGAGCAGACGGAGGGGGACCTCCACGTTCTCGGCCGCCGACAGCACGGGGATGAGGCCGAACGACTGGAAGACGAAGCCGACGCTGCGCTGGCGGAGCCGGACGAGCGCCGCCTCGTCCGCTGTGGCGACGTCCACGCCGTTGACGACGACCGTTCCGGAGGTGGGCCGGTCGAGTCCGCTCAGCACGTTGAGCAGGGTGGTCTTGCCGGAGCCGGAGCGGCCCTTGACGACGACCAGCTCGCCGGAGTGGACCTCCAGGTTCGCCTCGCCGAGGGCGACCACGGGGCCGGCGGCGGT is a window from the Leifsonia shinshuensis genome containing:
- a CDS encoding ABC transporter ATP-binding protein; this translates as MTTVDTVADPAGARPAVPLLAAEGVSRVFETAAGPVVALGEANLEVHSGELVVVKGRSGSGKTTLLNVLSGLDRPTSGTVVVNGVDVATADEAALVRLRQRSVGFVFQSFGLIPVLSAAENVEVPLRLLGTEPAERDARVAELLDRVGLAAHARQRPTELSGGQQQRVGIARALAADPPLLFADEPTGQLDSVTGRQIMDLLVDLVHGSGVAAVVTTHDPLLMARADRVLELHDGRLGHAASRRGRHAAEG